The sequence TAGAATCAACACAACTTTAACTTCCTCTAAGTCTAAGACAAGCACACAATACTTTCCAGATGTCTCTACTACTACAGCTCTTCAGTGCAACACAAAGACGACGCACAGGGCGGCAGACTagtccaggccctgccctgaaGTATGCATGGAGGCTCCTGTGACAAGGCATTAGCCTCCTTGTTTAAAAGACATATCTGGATTCTTCAGCCGTAAGTTGAAGTGGTTGAATTAGAAGACTATGGTTCTTTTCATACAAAAACAGCATTGAATTTTATAGTTCAATAAAATTGCCTCTTTTTATCCAAgttgaaggagagaaagaagtttGAAGGCCTATACAGAAACTATAAAGTTGCTGCAAAATCTAGGGACTAGAATTTGCACAAACCTGATTTTATACTATGTCTGAAGCTATTGGGTGAGGACTCAAAGACATGGTAtctttgctgctttttttttttttttaatgtatttttattgattttagagaggaaggaagagggagagagaaacatccatgatgagagagaatcatggattggctgcctcctgcaagtcccccactggggatcgagcccacaacctgggcatgtgcccttgaccagaattgaacctgggacctttcagttcgcaggccgacgctctatccactgagccaaaccggctagggctttgctgccttttaaaaatgttctgtgGTGCCCCAGCTCAgtagcacagttggttagagtgtcatccagaTATACCAAGactgctggttcaatccctggtcagggcacatacaagaatcaaccaatgaatgcataaataagtggagcaacaaatcaatcaatctctctctctctctctctctctctctctcaaaaaacccATGAGGCTGACCACCTTTTAGTCTTTTATTTCCTCATAATGTAAGAATCACTGTAAAATATATTCTCACCTAAAATCTGGGTAAGTCTTTAAACAAGGAGGTTAATGCCTTGTCACATGACCAACATGATTTTATCATAAATAATTTAActggaaaacaacaaaaatatcgtAAGTGTGTTTAACTACAATTTAGTTCTACTTAGACCTTAATATTTTTACCTAATTCTAGGTAAGATGTTTCTGAGAATGTCTTACTGTTCACACCTTCTAAATGTTTGTTACACATTTATAATCAGAGAATAAACTATTTTGTTAACACGAGGAACAGAAGTAATTTTTAATCTTACAATTTCTAATTGTTGATTGTAGTCCTCACTTTCTATAACCTTGATCAGTGGCTTGAGtttttctttcagcttttttCCTTCATTCACTGGAAGAATGAACCGAAGTCTCATGTGAGCACGTTCtatcttcattttctcctttaactGCTTTATCACTTCCAAAGCCTATTAAGACAAAATTGAAAATGCTTGAAATTTCTTTGCTGTTTCTGCTGCCTTATTTCATAAGGTATTCATAACAAAGCTGTTGCCATCTAGCTgcattaggcaatggtttcttagatctATGACATGAGCATAAGCAAACAGAGAATAGGTAAATTGGACTTGAAGATAAAAAACTTTTGTTCTTCAAAAAACtatgaagaaagtgaaaagacaacctaaaGAATAGgggaaaatattaacaaatcactTTTGATAAGGTACTAGTATTCAGAATATAGAAAAACTGTTACAACTCAATACTAAAAAGTGGTCAAAGGATCCGAACATTGATTTCTCCAGAGAGATTAAaggtcaataagcacatgaaaatatgctcaaatcATTAGtcatgagggaaatgcaaatcaaaaccagaacGTTAACCCCAGGATGGCTATAATCAAAATGgcagaaaataacaaatattgcCAAGAACATGGAAAAATTGGAATCCTTATACATTGATTGTGGGAATAGAAAATGGTACACCTGTTTTGGAATATGATtttgcagttcctcaaaaggttaaacagtTATCATATGATATAGCAATTTCATTGCTGGGTACAGAGAATGAAAATATGTGTCCATAGAAAACCTGTAATGAATTCCATAGTATTATTCACAATGGGTAAGAAGTggcaacaacccaaatgtccatctattgttgaatgaataaataaaatgtggtatttccatacaatgggatatgattcagccataaaatgttaatattttgtctGTAAAAACAATATAAGTAACAAGGGTAAAGTACTGATACTAGTacgttacaacatggatgaaccttgcaAAGGCCACATGTTACACAATTCcaattatatgaaatgtccagaataaacaaatccatagagacagaggTTGCTAACGGCTTGTGAAAGATAAGGAGTGACAGATAATGGGTTCAGGGTTTCTtgagtaatgaaaatgttctcaaattagGTAGTAAGAAAGGTTGcaaaactttgtgaatataccaaTGACgtgtatactttaaaagggtgacttttatggtatgtgaattatgtgttttttaaaaaatctaaagcGTTACAAAGACTCTTTCTTTAGAAATCCAAGTTTTATCTTTAAAGGTTTGATTTGGATAGAAAGGTGAGTCCTATGTATATTTGTATGCAGTTAAAAAACATTCCATTTCTCTTCTCTACAATATACATCCTTtcattcccctctccccaaatCTTGCTTTCAAGTAGTATCAGTTTATTATTACAGatcaattattttaatgatttcctCAGAGAAAACTGATTTTCATGGATACTTTTTGATGACATTAAAAACTACTAACCTGTTGTTTTGTACTCTTGTTGGTGTTGACTGAATAGTGGATGTCCTTCATTGCTCTCTCAATAAGGATAACAGTGTATGGTCTCTTTGTTTCAGGGTTCACACATTTGTCAGCTACAATAGTTGCAATGTCCCTAAACATCTGCTCCAGCTGTGTGTGCCGTTCTTTATCTGATACTTGAACCTCCCCTTTAgtcaaaatctaaaaaaaaaaaaaaaaatcccatcaaATTTAAGCAATGTCTTTATTACATACTATTTGTTAACTAACCACCAGAataactaaggagaaaattaaatttaatcctCTCTAGAGAGCTACTAAAATTTGAGCTTTGCCTAAAGAATGCACTGGATTATCTTGTGCTCcaaaatatcacttttttttaaagggttaCTATcctaaattttagttattttcaagaaaattgattttaaatataataatgttacatgcaataaacattaatattccaagaaaaatgattattttaagaatgttacatgcaataaacattaatacttcaagaaaaacgattttaaatatattacatgcaataaaaattaatatttcaagcaAAATAGCACTTATTTAGGATTAGGAGGAGAAAAGGCAATCTTAGCAAAGGGTTTAAATGATGAACTACTTGAAAAGAAACTCTACTTTCAGgcatattacattaaaaatacataaaggaacaaaataagggaattaagtagaaaatttaatttctagaggctttggcaaaaaataaaaatccatttcctaactatgtatggtgatttcttgtggtgatcatttcataaggtttataaatattgaatcactatgttgtacacctgaaacataataTTTTGTCAACTATacgtcaatttaaaaaaaaccatgtCCTGAATGATTAAAAGTGATATTGTGCAGGTCAAATTATTGCGTGGTAACTGACCactccaaaaaaaattttaaagtacttaCACTACAGATCTAAGTACTTACACTACAGATCTAAGTACTCACACTACAGATGGGTCCGTTATGCTGCAGCTGTTAAAACCCACCTGCTTACAGATTTCAGTCTGATCATCTGTTCCAAATGCACTGATGAGATCTTCCTTCTTCGCAACCTGACCTTTAGAAACATTTACAAACACCGAGTGGGTCTGTAGAACTTCATCAAGGTCTTTTTCCCTTgtgaggacaggagagagagccCCAAGTGAATACACTTGAAGCTTggaaattcacatttaaatatGAGATGGCAACGAAATAAATAGCAAGAAACAATCAATACTCCTAATAAAAGCCCCGAGGTACCGAATGAACATTAAAAAACGCACACGCAGAACCACATATGTATTCGCATTTACTCATTGGAGAAAAACGTCGTGGGAGGATGTATGGGACCCTGGCGGGCctgggtccgggtccgggtctgGCTTCTGCCGCTGAGTGCCGGTCGCCAGATGGCAGCAGTGAAGACACTACGCACTTGGGTGATACTGGGCTAACATCTGTGACACGAGATGTACTAGAATATTTTTAAGACTAGGCCCTTTGCCTTCATTACTCTGGCCAAAGGACCATAATTATGGAGGTTTCTTGTGACAGCATAAAGGAAAGCAAAACCAAACTCCAAACCAACAGCCCAAACCCAAACCAAACAGGAACGCTTAGTTCAGGCGCTAAGCTCGGGAAGAACTGACACTTCTCAGGCCCACAGCAAGAAAAAGTTGTCCATTTCCTTCCCTGACCAGACCCCAGGCTGGCCCATGCATCCGCCTCAGGGTTACCAGGCCCCGCCGGCCCGCGGGGAGGGTCACTCACACGCCGCTCCGCCAGCCGACGACTTTGTTTTTGTAGCAGGCGATTTCGAAACGCTTCCCGGCGCGCTTCATGCGTACCACGGCCACATTTGTTAGGCGGATCTGGTTGGTGGGGGTGAAGATCGACATCGTGGCTGCTCACAGACCTTGGGTCCGACGAACCGCGGCGGACCTGCGCCGGCCTGAGAGCCACCTGCCTCGCAGTAACGAGCAGGCGGCGCGCGGGACAGTGCCGCCCGCGGCGTGCACAGCCTCGCGATTAACGGCCTAGGGGGCTACAACTACTCGGCGGACTTACTGCGCAGACAACCCCACCCGGAAGAGTGAGCAATGGCGCATGCGCATTGCGGCTTTGACGACGTCGTTGCGTGCCCGAAAATACAGGCGCATTTCCTGCGGTAATGTGATTTCGCCAATGAGCTAAGAGCCCTGATTAGCCATTGAAGCTGATATTTGCAGATCGGGTGGAAACACAGCGCCGATGCCTTATAGTTCCGCAGAGTTCAGGGCCATCCACACCCACCTTAACCCTtcattacagatttttttttacaggaaaatTTCAacagacaaaacagaaaaaagtgTGTAATGAACGCTCCCACCAATCCGTTTCAATAATTATCAACATTTTGCCATTATTGCTTTCAttctttctccctcattttttgttggaagtattttaaagcaaatcacgATAAGGTTTAGCTTTAAATACTTCAGTCTATCTTAAAATACACCCAACAAGATTCACCATAATTCCTTCGTATCATTTAAGAGCCAGTCCATAACCAAATTTCCCCTACATAATGTTTGCAGTCGGTGTATTTCAACAGAGATCCAAACGGGCCTACAGATTGCATTTGGTTGATGACATCCTTAGTCTCTTTAGCTCCCTCCCCCGCATCCCCCCTTTTTCCAATTCCACTAGGGTTTTCACAGTGTTTTGACAGACCAGAGTTTTCCTCCTCTGACCCAACTCGGAGGGGCCGAGCTCTCCGGAGGCCCCGCCCAGAGTTCTGGGCGGGGCTTCCTTTTAGGCCCGCCCCTTCCCCATCGCAGCCAATCCGAGCAGGACCATCGAAGTCCGGCTTCCTCGCCCCGAGCTGTAGGTGGTGCTTCCCCTGGGCCCGCCTCTTCCTTCTGAGCCAATCCCGACGAGCCTGCGAGTGGCATGGCTTCCCCCAGCTCGGCGCTCTCAGGTTTTACAACTAACGCCGCGAGGTGGTTCTGACGGCCCCCCAGTACCGAGACGAGGCGCCCGGTTTCCCAGGTCCGCGCTCCTAGTCCCCTTTCGGGCCGCAGAGCCCGGGCTCGGAGGAGGATGGGTAAGGGTCCCGGTGGACAGCGATCGTGAGGCGGGAGGGAGGTTTACCGAGACCCAGTCCCGGCGGAGCGGCGTTCCCAGGACCCTTCTGAGGTCGCTGCACTTTTCAGCACGGCGACCGCTGTGGGCGCGGGAGGATTATCTCTGCTTTTGACTTGGCTTTTCCCTTTTGCTTCTAACCTCTAGTAAAGGGCAGAGAcagctgccaccccctccccttaCCCACGTGTATTGAGGGTCTTTCCAGGGTGGAGCGGCACCTGTGAACCGGTTAGGCTTCGCCTTTTGAAATTGATCCCTGGTGTAACATTTGAGGCCAGGTTCACCCGTATCTCCCTTCAAAATGAAGTGTGAGGTCAGTTATTTAAGAACCCTTTACCCCTGTaaaggttctttaaaaataaacttagaaaaaaGGGAATAGTTTTAGtacttttttaaagcttttcttaCGGAGCTAGCATAACAAAGCGAAATCAACTCATAATTCCCCATAAAGTGTTTTGACTCTGTTCCCTTCTTTTGCTCCCAAATGCTGTATCCAAATAAAGGTTATATATATATCGTGTGGAAACACAGCGATTATCATAATTTTATCACGTTGCCaccatgtattattattttatatatttattttttattttagagggaggtgggggtggggggagacagacagacagacatcgatgtgagagaggaatatcgatcggttgcctccgcaggtgcccagaccagggatggaacccagtcctgggtgtgtgccctgaacGGAAACCGGCCACCTTTGGGTGTACGGGggcgacgctccaaccaaccgagtgaGCCACATGAGCCAGCGCATGTATTATTTCACTAGAGTTGATTCTCTATAGAGTTCTTAGCCTTGTTGTTGAATATggaggttggttttttttttttttaatttaaaataagagtGGACCTGTTTGTATATGTAGCTTTAAATACAATTACATATatgtatcattttaaatttagatcCTTCTTCGTTTACATGGGACTTCTCACCTTTAATATCATTATGGATAAacagatattatatatatttggGCTTTGCCTTTGGTATTGGCCTTTGGATTTGTTTCCAGATTGTTATCAGGAAGCAGGtaagtggaattatttttttataggaGAGTATTGAAGCATTACATTTTATAGAGAATTTAGAGTGCAGAATTTCTAAGACATTCAGAAAAATGCAGAAGAGCTAAAAGGAACTTTAAATCACTTTTATGTTTAATCTTTAGACATTTTTCTTAATGCCTAAAAAAGTTTATTCTCTGTTTTTTTGCATACTAAGTTACCTTGAactaaattatatttactttttctttggtGGGGTGTGGATGTCTCATTCTTAAGGTACAGaaagattttttaatgaaaaattaaacttttgtAAAAAACGAAATTTGGTTTGCATCTTTAAGGGCTAGTAGTCTTTTCTTTCCCCTAATTAACAATCAAAAAAGGTTTCTACTCTTGTCCCACTAAAATACATTAGGAATGAAAGTATGTACAGTTTTATCTTTGAATAATACTTTCATGcatataatactactagaggcccagtgcacaaaatttgtgcatggggtggcggggagacggtggtccctcagcccggcctgcaccctctccaatccaggacattcctcttgcaatctgggaccactggctcctaactgctcgcctgcctgcctgcctgatcacccctaactgctcccctgctggtctgctggccccctaactgctcccctgcaggcctgatggcccccaactgccctcccctgccggcctgatggcccccaacttctctcccctgtcggcctgatggcccccaactgccctcccctgccggcctgatggctcccaactgccctcccctgccggcctgatggcccccaactgccctcccctgccggcctgatggcccccaactgccctcccctgccagcctgatggcccccaactgccctcccctgccggcctgatggcccccaactgccttcccctgctgacctgatggcccccaaatgccctcccctgccggcctaatggcccccaacttctctcccctgccggcctgatctccccaaaCCACCTCTctcttggcccccgccactgtggctttgtctggaaggatgtctggaagacgtccagtctaattagcacattacccttttattagtataggtaataGGAATCATTATGGTCTTAAGAAATATGGGTCCTGCCTTGTAAGGACCTAATTATACCAAGGAGTTAGTATTTGAGGAGTACAACCAGAAAGATTAAGAGAATAATAAAATGGGTCAGTATCTGTGCTAATTTTCATTCCTACTGAAGTTGGGAAAATATTCAAAGTAGATTGTGGTTGTTTATCTTCAAGGACAAGAACTCACAGGAGAAATCAATTCCAAAAGCAGCACAGGATTTGATGACAAATGGTTATATCTCTCTTCACAAGAAGGAAGTCTTTGTGTCTGGAGTGAAGATTTTCTATGGTTCCCAGACTGGTACAGCAAAGGTAAGAACTTTTTATGTCACTTTCTCTTGGATTTCCTGATCTTTAAGAAAAATCCCTGAAAAGTGCCTTTTAGCAGTGAACGGAATTGGTCTTCCAGTCTTCTTTCATCTTTTCCCCCTTTCCAGCATCCATTTTTCCTTTCTGGAATGGTAGGTAGGTTTTATTTCTTGTATCCAATTCCAGCTGATTAGTGGTGTCTGGTGGTCACTGTCATGAGCTGTTTTGTTGTGAAGCTTGCTTCTATCTCGGCAGAATGGAGAGACTTGCAAGTCCATTATTGATGCCTGTTGGTATAGAAGTAGGAGATAGTGAAAAGAGGATGGCAGCACTAGTTCAATACGGGTCCTGAATTTCACAACTTCACACATTTGTTTAATGAAATGGATTTTGATTTTGAAAAGTGttaaatgtattttgattttgaaaagtgtaaaaagtataaatgattgccctggccggcatggttcagtggttagaacatcagcctgcacactggagggtcgcaggttcaattcccagtcaagtgtAAAAAGTATCAataatttgccgaaaccggtttggttcagtggttagagcgtcggcctgtggactgaaaggtcccgggttcgattccggtcaagggcatgtaccttggttgcgggcgcatccccagtggggggagtgcaggaggcagctgatcggtgtttctctctcatcgatgtttctagctctctatctctctcccttcctctctctggaaaatcaataaaatatattaaaaaaaaaaagtatcaataattgccctggctggcatggttcagtggttagaatgtcagcctgcatactggagggtcgcaggttcaattcccagtcaagagcacgtacctgggttgcagttccaATCCCTTGCTCTGgtgggggcatgtatgggaggcaatcaattagcgtacctctctctctctttctttctctctctctctcctctctctgtctctccctttccctcctcccttccactctcgttagaaatcaatggaaaaaatatcctcactattcgggtgaggattaaaaaaaaagtattaatgatAGACATGGAATACTGTTTAAAGTACATACGCTTCAGATATGTAGCTGAAAGATACTTTCCATTCTTTAATTGTATCTAGATGCTGCCTGCTTCTTTGTTATGAAGGTCAGTCACAGCTATTTAGTGCTTTCTAGGAAAGGATTCTAAGGCTGACATGAAAATGGCTTTAAGAAAATTCGGTGTCAATGATTTTTGTATAGTACTGTACAAAAGTGGGTTCTACTGACCTCTTGTGGGTATTTTGTAGaataatactttaattttttagtaCTCCAGTGCAGGTATAGTACTTTGCTCAACATTAGCTTTAGGCAACAGAAGTGGGAaactgagagaaaaacaaaaaaagcatgtGAACAACCAAAACAAAGTCCTTTTATGTTACTCATAAAAGATCTTAtgaatgtttaaaaagttttttaagattgttctggccggtatggctcaattggctgagcatcatcctatgcgcTAAAAGTTCAccggtttgattctcggtcagggcacatacccaggttgcggatttgatcccatatctgtctctctctctctctctgtctctctctctctctctctctctccccctctccctccctccctctgccttcctctctaaaataaattaaagaaacacaCATTAAAGATCAAATTAATCCTTGCAGATAGTAATAGATCCAGATCATTATGAACAGAGAGTTCATAATGAAAAGTGCTCTCCAGGGAATATCTTAACTAGTTCTATTTTAGTTCCTCTGATGGTTATTTCTTTAACCTTCTTGTGCTATGTTTCTAGATTTTTTCAATTTTAGATAAAAGTTATTAACTCCTTATATTAGTTGGTTCACACAAACATTCCTCAGATCTCAGTTAATATTGTTGCCCACATCATAGTCGGTATGGGTTAGTTGGCTCACCTTAAAGCTGTGCCACCTCAATTTTCTTTATTCTGCTTTCACATTTGATTGATTCATATTTGGCTGGTTATAGAAGACTGTGtcaaaattttttctttacaACTTTGAAGGCATCACTTCATTGTCTTCTACTAAGCAGGTTTGCTGATGACATTTTGAAGAtgacttgatttttttgtttttggaagcTTTTAGAATCAGATCTTAAATGAGAGGATGTTTAGGTTGGATCTTTTCTTAGCCATCGTGCTGGACTCTTGGGgtctttagctttttttttttggggggggggagctctTTAGTTTTGAGGATTTGTTTGCATTAATTCTGCTAATATTTTTTGggtaaatttttttcatttccgttTTTGTGGGTCTAACTGCTATTAGTTGGATGTTGGAGCTTTTGGATGTTCTTCTATGTCTCAAACCTTTTCTCTCATACTTTTTtgtaactttttcttttcattctgtgTTCTTAggttttaaaattccaaatattttttgaatgttttatgtcagctattatatattaattaaaaaattctattttgctcaatttttataacattttattcacAATTTAGCAATATAGTTTAATgaattctgttttctgtttccttagtTACCTGCTTTCTCAGTTTTTCTGCTGCTGGTActtctctttcctgcttcttGTTCTCATCATGTTCTTGGTGATCCATAGTTTTCTGTTCATATTTAGGACAGAATGATGGGGTAGTTGGTGTGGATTTTCTCTATTACTCTGTGGACAGATTTGTTTCCTATAATTGTAAATTCTCACTGGATGCTCTGTGAGAATTGGCCCCACATGTCCCTCTAATTACCATCTCTTTTTTTTAGTAAAACTCCTTGGAAGTGTTGTGTTTGTGATCTCCAATTTCTCTACTCCTGTTTTTCTTGAACCACTTCAGTTAGGCTTGCATGCCCCGACATGCTCCCTGTGATTTCCATTTTGCTAATTAATTCTCAGTCTTCATCTTACTTGACCACTTCTTTCTTCTTCAAGTGctttcttccttccactttcAGGTCATTGTTCTCTAGGTTCTCCTCCTACTTTGTTGGGGCCAGTCTTCCTCACTCTTTGCTGatttctccccacctccttgGCCTGTAAAGATAGGAGTGTCTCAGGGTTCATAGGCCTTGagactgtctttctctctctgcactCACTTTGCTTTCTAAGGGATCTTGTTACTAGAGCTTTAAATTCTACTAGATAGagtttggcaaactttttctgtaaagggctagattaaaaaaatatatgtacatttttattgatttcagagagaggaagagaaagggagagagatagaaacatcaatgatcagagagaatcattgattggc is a genomic window of Eptesicus fuscus isolate TK198812 chromosome 4, DD_ASM_mEF_20220401, whole genome shotgun sequence containing:
- the SBDS gene encoding ribosome maturation protein SBDS, producing the protein MSIFTPTNQIRLTNVAVVRMKRAGKRFEIACYKNKVVGWRSGVEKDLDEVLQTHSVFVNVSKGQVAKKEDLISAFGTDDQTEICKQILTKGEVQVSDKERHTQLEQMFRDIATIVADKCVNPETKRPYTVILIERAMKDIHYSVNTNKSTKQQALEVIKQLKEKMKIERAHMRLRFILPVNEGKKLKEKLKPLIKVIESEDYNQQLEIVCLIDPGCFREIDELIQKETKGKGSLEVLNLKDVEEGDEKFE